A window of Daucus carota subsp. sativus chromosome 2, DH1 v3.0, whole genome shotgun sequence genomic DNA:
ACCGATCACATCCTTCTGTCGTTGTATAAATAGTCTAACtcttatcaataatacaatgaTTCCTCATTTTGCCCTCATTTTGTCATACTAATCCTTCAAATTAATCACATAGTCCAGTTTAAGGTCACCTTCTTGATCATTTTTCGGAATATTTATCAACAATAATATTCTCATTTCTATAATTCATCACATGTATACCTTAAATGACTGGGGACTCGCATGCTATTGATAGATACTGCTTTAAAAGATCCTTGGAGGAGAATCATGCCTGTTGAGAGATCCTCTGCACAATGAACTATGGTAAGAATTTAACCAACGCACGATTCTCTTCAAAGAATTGTAAAATAGACAACTTGTTATGAGAAATAAAAGGAACATGCAGAACATTAGTAAATTTAAAGGTGGGTAAAGAGGTAAGGAGAACTAGAGAAGGAATATAATGAACCAATAGAGAGCACCTGTCGTCAATGCTGCTTAGGTATCGTCAACAAACTTGAGTAAATCATGGCCAAAGGGAACTGATGGATCTTGGTTTTGCAGGAGAGATAGTTCAGGGGTAATTGCTGAAATTGACGAGAATGAATGGTGCAGAGGGGTCATTTGAGTTAGAGTTATCCAGGCTGCTGCCCACCATGTTAGAATAGCTGAGGTAGGCgggttataaaaaaattgaactaACAAGATAGCAATTTCTCCTAACAAGTTATAGGTGCAGGACGTGAACAAGCTAATTATCTTAGTTAGTACTTGTAAGGAGGCCCGTTTAAAGCCACGAAATGTGGAACTTACAGTTAAATAATTTCTACATTTCTCCCCAGCACCTCCCTTCCCCATAGATTATTAGAGTAACAGGGGATAGGGATGCTCTAACTAATAAATTAACTCTCACAAATTGTGTAAAAAACACTTTTGACCTGTTTCTATTTCAACAGCTTATTTATTGATTTTAGCAaatgttttttcttttgaaCACTTTTACTGACAATTGTTTTCATGAAAGCGTTTTTCGGTTCAGGAGAGCATTTTTCTGGCCAAGGAGGGCATTTTTCTGGGCAACACTGGTCCGGAGGGCACTTTTCTGGGCAACACTGATCGGGAGAGCACTTTTCCGGACTACAGTTTTTGGGAGGGCACCTTTCAGGGGAGCACTTTTCTGGACAACACATTTCTTGGCAGGAGTTATCCACCACACTACCGAAAGGAGCCATGAGCTTTGGCGTAGGGAGGCAACATTCTGGGTACTTGACAGCTAATTTTTCCTGAAGCATCTTGACAGTGTTCTGGATGAAAGTGCTCTGTAGACTGGCAGTGTTAAACacattattattatagaaaCTCTGTATATTCAAGTAAACAACATTATGTACTAGAGAAATTGttcagaattaaaattttaggaagaaaatatttaaaaatatggaaAAATATTACCCCTCCACATGGTCTCCAAGAATTTTACCAACTTCTACCAGAGCTTCTCTCCACTTCTCCACCTTGTCGCTGTGTCTTTCCCTATGCTTTTCAAGCGCAAGGCCGTAATTCCCAAGCTGGTATTTAATATCTCTGATTTCAACCTCATACAAAATCGGTATGATAAAATACTTGGAGTTCTTTCTGTGTTCTAAAATGAGGACGAGTTCATCCAGACACCACGTAGAATAAGCATAATTTTGGGAAAATATAATTATGGCGCTCATAGAGTTTCTGATCCCCTCTTTGATCCTTAAATCCACTTCATCTCCGACACAAATATCCGTTTTGTCCATGAAAACTACAAATCCTTGAGCCCTCAAAGCCTCGTACAAGAAGCATGTAAACTTGTTGCGAGTTTCCCCtctgaagctcaagaagacATGACAAAATGAGGTTTCCTTAGCCATGTCGTCAGCTTCTTCCGAATCAATGATTAGGATAGATAGAAGATTTAACTAGTATAATGATGATGAGGCAAGTTCGTTCTATAAAGAAATGATCTTCTCACagcaatattaattatattgtaatttgAACAACAATTAGTCTGATGAAGCTTCCACAAAGTTACCTAACTGTGGTAACCAACCGCGTTAGTATATTGTGAGACTGCGAGATACATAAATGCACGCGGGTGGGCTTTGGCCGATTCAAGTGTACTAGTTAAATGGAGCCAGGAGTCAACTAACGTCCAGTCCCCTCAAACAGTTTTGTAACAAAGGAATACTGTAATATGCTAAAATCAACTATATTTATTCGATGGTGTACAATTGCAAGCAcatgaataaaaaatttgtaaactaaTAGGATCTCAAACAGgaaatctaaatatttttttcattgtaTTACTTATTATATGTACTCAAACTTTACTATATAGTTTACACTCCTTTTAGTTAAAAGTCTTtataatgattatattatttttatgttattaatattaaacatatttgaTGTGGTAAGATTCTTTTGCTTAGTTTTTTATTCATTTACTCATAATTGACGCAAAACAGGTTCTCTCACACAACAGTTTTTCAGCTCTAAcctaaaattttttattgaccTATTGAGCAGTCATTTGATTGGATTGAATATCAGACAACGTTCTTTTAACTTTTGTTAGAACAAGATAGCACAACAATTTGGACACTCTTACTAAAATAAGTAGAGAcaagagtttttttttaaaaaaaatctttgttGCAAATATGGTAAAGCAATGGTTTTTAAGTGACAGATAATAAGGAATTCATGTCAAGTAAGGTATTCAAacttttttagatattttttttaaataacagTAACTCTATATGGTTGTGGTCTGAAAGCATAACagcaataattttataaaaaaagctcTATTGTAACTTGTTGTACACAACGATTTTAGCAAGTACCCTTGTCAGGACGGTATTCAAGAAACGATTTTTGTTTAAAACTAACCATTCTGTATGAGCTATAAATCATTGCTATTGTATTATTGTGTTGTTCAGTGTTATCTTGCAGCTGTTTAGACAATTCTTTGTATTATGGTCACATAGTTGTATAGGTTTTGATacgataatttataatatttactaGTTATTGGAATATCATTGTCGCAATATCAACTCTTACTTTAAACCAACATCGGTTCACAAGGAAAATTACAATAACAAAGAAAGAATGTCCTTGTTTCTTATGTCACGAGGAAACTTACGTTTGATGGAGGTAGTGGTccaacaaattttttaaattttttaacaaatttaataattaatataaaatttcatgaaaaatattcataaacATTAGAAGGTCATTTCTATAGAGTGCAACAATAAACTATATTGAATTGATTCTCTCAGTACTGAcatgcatacatatatataaattgtcaagttattatatataacatgtaAGTAATACTACTGATcgtcttaatcacacaatctatCTAGATCTTCGTCATTATATTTACGGtcatttatatacaaaatttaacactcatatatacaaatcaaaaaaatgtttgttgtgtgtgtatgtgtgtgtgtgtgtatataacaTTGAGATTGAGGGGTGACAATGACATTGAGTTCATAAATGTTTGTTGTTGTATATATCGAcgcatatattttttgta
This region includes:
- the LOC135150531 gene encoding toll/interleukin-1 receptor-like protein, encoding MAKETSFCHVFLSFRGETRNKFTCFLYEALRAQGFVVFMDKTDICVGDEVDLRIKEGIRNSMSAIIIFSQNYAYSTWCLDELVLILEHRKNSKYFIIPILYEVEIRDIKYQLGNYGLALEKHRERHSDKVEKWREALVEVGKILGDHVEG